A region from the Coffea eugenioides isolate CCC68of chromosome 9, Ceug_1.0, whole genome shotgun sequence genome encodes:
- the LOC113783189 gene encoding putative F-box/LRR-repeat protein At3g28410: protein MDFKNDDEDEGTATCSRFEKLKKSEDQQDLLSGLPDEILLHILSFLPLEDAVKTVLIRRFGNLWRSIRILDFDQCLNHSCYNGPYCNQKLMNLIHQVVKFNESRTLEKLRLKFAFHKGYDSILEDQWLKSTSNEIDSLVRFAASKKVKVLDLDLLGCGFIELVEDYSVPDVVFRSDHLIELRLAACNIELQGEISLKSVKILSLKDIELNDNMMEKILLGCPSLEDLTLIGCYGLTNLNCSNNPNLKKLNLVLHLGKTLTIRMEYCIISGEF, encoded by the coding sequence ATGGACTTCAAgaatgatgatgaagatgaggGTACTGCAACTTGTAGTAGATTTGAGAAGCTGAAGAAATCAGAAGATCAGCAAGATTTGTTGAGTGGCTTGCCTGATGAGATTTTGCTGCATATACTTTCCTTTCTACCGTTAGAGGATGCTGTAAAGACGGTCCTGATTCGAAGATTTGGAAACCTGTGGCGCAGTATTCgaattcttgattttgatcagtgcctgaaccattcCTGCTACAACGGTCCTTATTGCAATCAAAAGCTCATGAACTTGATCCATCAAGTAGTGAAATTCAATGAGAGCAGAACCCTGGAGAAACTGCGTCTAAAGTTCGCTTTCCACAAGGGTTATGACAGTATTCTTGAAGATCAATGGCTGAAAAGTACTTCTAATGAAATCGATTCGCTAGTTCGTTTTGCAGCAAGCAAGAAAGTGAAAGTTCTTGATCTTGATTTACTGGGGTGTGGTTTCATTGAGCTCGTTGAAGATTACTCTGTCCCTGATGTTGTTTTCAGAAGTGATCACTTGATTGAACTAAGGTTGGCCGCTTGCAATATCGAATTGCAGGGAGAGATTAGTTTGAAATCGGTCAAGATCTTGTCCTTGAAGGATATTGAGTTGAATGATAACATGATGGAGAAGATCTTACTTGGCTGTCCATCACTTGAAGATTTAACTCTGATAGGTTGCTATGGTTTGACAAATTTGAATTGCAGCAACAATCCGAATCTAAAGAAGCTGAATCTTGTTCTGCACTTGGGGAAGACCTTGACAATCCGAATGGAATACTGCATTATCAGTGGAGAATTCTAA